A single window of Brevundimonas vitisensis DNA harbors:
- the dusB gene encoding tRNA dihydrouridine synthase DusB gives MTASLQIGDVTVPGRVLTAPMTGITDLPFRRLAARLGAAYVATEMVASAELARGRPDVVRRAAVGEGLPLTVIQLVGSDPEAMAKGAAMAEAAGADIVDLNFGCPAKEVTGSACGSALMRDPELACRLMEAAVAATSRPVTVKMRLGWDDANRNAAALARRAQDIGVRAVTVHGRTRQQFYTGRADWLAVGEVKAAVSIPVVVNGDILTADDAREAIRQSGADAVMLGRGIYGRPWLAAHMERALADGTTLEEPGPEARTAIVIEHLRASVAFYGLPLGLKMFRKHLGWYVEQAPWPADPVERRAAKARLCRLETPHAVEEAITHLWSEELGYSSHSPVETRPQVGDAVAA, from the coding sequence ATGACCGCAAGCCTACAGATCGGCGACGTGACCGTACCTGGCCGGGTGCTGACCGCGCCCATGACCGGGATCACCGACCTGCCGTTTCGTCGTCTCGCTGCGCGTCTGGGGGCCGCCTATGTGGCGACCGAGATGGTGGCCTCGGCAGAACTGGCGCGAGGGCGGCCCGACGTGGTGCGGCGCGCGGCGGTGGGTGAGGGACTGCCCCTGACGGTGATCCAGCTGGTGGGCAGTGACCCGGAGGCCATGGCCAAGGGGGCCGCCATGGCTGAGGCAGCGGGTGCTGACATCGTCGACCTGAATTTCGGCTGTCCGGCCAAGGAAGTCACAGGCTCGGCCTGTGGGTCGGCTCTGATGCGCGATCCCGAACTGGCCTGCCGTCTGATGGAGGCCGCGGTGGCGGCGACCTCGCGCCCGGTAACGGTCAAGATGCGGCTGGGCTGGGACGACGCGAACCGGAACGCTGCCGCCCTGGCGCGTCGGGCCCAGGATATCGGTGTCCGGGCCGTGACGGTGCATGGCCGAACGCGCCAGCAGTTCTATACCGGCCGCGCCGACTGGCTTGCCGTGGGCGAGGTCAAGGCGGCGGTCTCGATCCCCGTCGTGGTCAATGGCGACATTCTGACTGCTGACGACGCGCGCGAGGCCATAAGGCAATCGGGGGCCGATGCAGTCATGCTGGGGCGCGGCATCTATGGCCGGCCCTGGCTGGCGGCGCACATGGAGCGCGCTTTGGCGGACGGCACCACCCTGGAGGAGCCGGGTCCAGAGGCGAGGACGGCCATCGTCATTGAGCATCTGCGGGCCTCGGTCGCCTTTTATGGCCTGCCTCTGGGGCTGAAGATGTTCCGCAAACATCTGGGCTGGTATGTCGAACAGGCCCCTTGGCCCGCAGACCCGGTGGAGCGACGGGCGGCTAAGGCGCGGCTGTGTCGGCTTGAAACCCCCCACGCGGTCGAGGAGGCGATCACGCATCTGTGGTCAGAGGAGCTGGGGTATTCCAGTCACTCACCTGTTGAAACCCGGCCACAGGTAGGAGATGCTGTCGCGGCATGA
- a CDS encoding bifunctional 2-C-methyl-D-erythritol 4-phosphate cytidylyltransferase/2-C-methyl-D-erythritol 2,4-cyclodiphosphate synthase, whose protein sequence is MNFVAVIVAAGSGTRAGGSKQWRLLGGRPVVRWSVQTMLEAGASQVVVVVPPDQDDMARTALSGLSGWQAVAGGADRAASVQAGLSALSAPGDTPVLVHDAARPLLTPTHVHALLAALDQDGAILALPVADTLKRSEGDTIAANVDRADLWRAQTPQAFGLDRLRAAYAAWAGPDLPTDEAEVIRRHGGHVRLVPGDPRLMKLTYPEDFAMAEALIARQVRVGQGFDAHRWGPGQSVWLCGVEIPHDQTLIGHSDADAGLHALTDAILGAMGDGDIGDHFPPTDPKWKGAASDLFLIHAAERVAARGGRIVNVDVTLICERPKVKPHRQAMRERLAEILKLPLDAVSVKATTTEAMGFTGRGEGLAAQALATIELPIC, encoded by the coding sequence ATGAATTTCGTCGCCGTCATCGTCGCCGCAGGGTCCGGCACCCGCGCGGGTGGATCAAAGCAATGGCGCCTTCTGGGCGGGCGCCCGGTCGTTCGCTGGTCGGTTCAGACCATGCTGGAGGCCGGGGCGTCACAGGTTGTGGTCGTCGTTCCCCCCGACCAGGACGACATGGCCCGCACAGCTCTTTCGGGCCTGAGCGGCTGGCAGGCTGTAGCCGGGGGCGCTGACCGTGCGGCCTCGGTCCAGGCTGGTCTTTCTGCGCTGTCGGCGCCGGGCGATACACCCGTTCTGGTTCATGATGCGGCCCGGCCCCTGCTGACGCCCACCCATGTTCACGCCCTGCTGGCTGCGCTCGATCAGGATGGCGCCATCCTGGCCCTGCCCGTTGCCGACACCCTGAAGCGCAGCGAAGGCGACACCATTGCGGCCAACGTTGATCGTGCCGATCTGTGGCGCGCCCAAACGCCTCAGGCGTTTGGGCTTGATCGCCTGCGGGCCGCATACGCCGCCTGGGCCGGACCCGACCTGCCGACGGACGAGGCAGAGGTGATCCGCCGCCACGGGGGCCATGTTCGGCTGGTGCCCGGCGATCCCCGCTTGATGAAGCTGACCTATCCGGAGGATTTTGCCATGGCCGAGGCCTTGATCGCCCGTCAGGTCCGGGTGGGCCAGGGGTTCGACGCCCATCGCTGGGGCCCCGGCCAGTCTGTCTGGCTGTGCGGAGTCGAGATCCCGCACGACCAGACCCTGATCGGCCACTCCGACGCCGATGCGGGCCTTCACGCCCTGACGGACGCCATCCTGGGCGCCATGGGCGACGGCGATATCGGCGACCATTTCCCGCCCACCGATCCGAAATGGAAAGGGGCGGCATCGGACCTGTTCCTGATCCATGCCGCCGAGCGTGTGGCCGCGCGCGGGGGTCGGATCGTCAACGTCGATGTCACCCTGATCTGCGAGCGGCCCAAGGTGAAGCCGCACCGCCAGGCCATGCGCGAACGGCTGGCCGAAATCCTGAAACTGCCGCTGGATGCCGTCAGCGTGAAGGCCACCACCACCGAAGCCATGGGCTTTACGGGCCGTGGCGAAGGCCTGGCCGCCCAGGCGCTGGCCACCATCGAACTGCCGATCTGCTGA
- a CDS encoding sensor histidine kinase NtrY-like: MNDTPSAMSDEATRTSADIDASRWGLFSGDRARSLFGVAYGLAFLITAAAIWLVAIAPGAAGAQGAQAAASQAVLGVLLANLVLIGALAAVVGRQVLALVRRGKDAGSRLHLRFVALFSLVAVVPAILIALVFGVLVNRGVDQWFSDNVQASVENGANIGRAYIRDVSDTMDADLVTIADQLTGARALFGSRIQFTEALADLGAIFGYPAVYVLDAEGAVLARAETAEAPPYVAPPIEVLEAAAEGGSPPQQETQNPDAVRSLVALPAYGNAYLYLVRPLAPGLIGNLQTSIEAIEAYREAEESRARIQVAFALSYLETALLVLVGAVWLGMSAASAISAPIARLVRAADQVAGGDLSARVDARDDADEISVLFQAFNRMTGDLQTQQAALKAASDEAQGRSRFIETVLSGVSAGVIGLDRRGRVSAINDSAVQLLGLPADDLTGVELATLSPELSVLLQRAEAHVEEDIDVTRDGETRRLRVRIEGGVGGEMVLTFDDITRLVTAQRNAAWRDVARRIAHEIKNPLTPIQLSAERLRRKYRSRITDDVEVFDRCTETIIRQVGDIGRMVDEFSSFARMPTPRFTAENPAELLRQAVFAQRVASPDVIVELEEPLPNAALQADGRMVGQALTNILKNAGEAVVARRAMTGDTTGPGVIARLTVEEGADHQKWATFVIEDDGIGLPAKDRDRLTEPYVTTREKGTGLGLAIVKRICEDHGGELKLADAEHLKGARVCLIFPLKRVGTAGVSASDARARTVPAAE, from the coding sequence ATGAACGACACACCGTCAGCGATGAGCGATGAGGCGACACGGACGTCCGCTGACATCGACGCGTCGCGGTGGGGTCTGTTTTCCGGCGATCGCGCACGCAGCCTGTTTGGCGTGGCTTACGGCCTGGCTTTCCTGATCACGGCGGCGGCGATCTGGCTGGTTGCCATAGCCCCAGGGGCCGCCGGTGCGCAGGGTGCGCAGGCTGCGGCCAGCCAGGCCGTGCTGGGCGTTCTCTTGGCCAATCTGGTGCTGATCGGTGCTCTGGCCGCCGTGGTCGGGCGGCAGGTTCTGGCTCTGGTCAGGCGAGGCAAGGATGCCGGTTCGCGCCTGCATCTTCGGTTTGTGGCCCTGTTCTCGCTGGTGGCGGTGGTCCCGGCCATCCTGATTGCCCTGGTGTTCGGTGTGCTGGTCAACCGGGGCGTGGACCAGTGGTTCAGCGACAATGTGCAGGCATCGGTCGAGAACGGGGCCAATATCGGCCGCGCCTATATCCGAGATGTCTCCGACACGATGGATGCTGATCTGGTGACCATCGCCGACCAGTTGACGGGGGCTCGGGCACTGTTCGGGTCGCGCATCCAGTTTACAGAGGCGCTGGCTGATCTGGGGGCAATCTTTGGCTACCCGGCGGTCTATGTCCTCGATGCCGAGGGGGCGGTCCTGGCCCGGGCCGAGACGGCCGAAGCGCCCCCCTATGTCGCTCCGCCCATCGAAGTTCTTGAGGCGGCGGCCGAGGGCGGATCGCCGCCGCAACAGGAGACGCAGAATCCCGATGCCGTTCGGTCCCTGGTTGCCCTTCCGGCCTATGGCAACGCCTATCTCTATCTGGTTAGGCCCCTGGCACCTGGGCTGATCGGTAATCTTCAGACCAGTATCGAAGCGATCGAAGCCTACCGCGAGGCCGAAGAGAGCCGCGCCCGTATTCAGGTGGCCTTTGCCCTCAGCTATCTGGAGACGGCGCTTCTGGTGCTGGTCGGCGCGGTGTGGCTGGGTATGTCGGCGGCCAGTGCCATCTCTGCCCCTATCGCTCGTCTGGTGCGGGCCGCCGATCAGGTCGCAGGCGGGGATTTGTCGGCGCGGGTCGATGCCCGCGACGATGCAGACGAGATTTCGGTGCTGTTCCAGGCCTTCAACCGGATGACCGGCGACCTGCAGACTCAGCAGGCCGCGCTGAAAGCCGCCAGCGACGAGGCCCAGGGCCGCAGCCGGTTCATCGAGACCGTCCTGTCGGGCGTCAGCGCCGGGGTAATCGGCCTGGATCGTCGCGGCCGGGTCTCGGCCATCAACGACAGCGCGGTTCAGTTGCTGGGCCTGCCTGCTGACGATCTGACCGGCGTCGAACTGGCCACGCTCTCTCCTGAGCTGAGCGTGCTGCTGCAAAGAGCCGAAGCCCACGTCGAGGAGGACATCGACGTGACCCGCGACGGCGAGACGCGGCGCCTTCGCGTGCGGATCGAGGGCGGCGTCGGCGGCGAGATGGTCCTGACCTTTGATGACATCACCCGACTGGTCACGGCCCAGCGCAATGCCGCCTGGCGGGACGTGGCGCGGCGCATCGCCCATGAGATCAAAAATCCGCTGACGCCGATCCAGCTGTCGGCCGAGCGACTGCGGCGCAAATATCGTTCACGCATCACCGATGACGTCGAGGTGTTCGACCGCTGCACCGAGACCATCATCCGCCAGGTCGGAGACATCGGCCGGATGGTGGACGAGTTCTCTTCCTTTGCGCGTATGCCGACACCGCGTTTCACCGCCGAGAACCCGGCAGAGCTGCTGCGCCAGGCCGTGTTTGCCCAACGCGTGGCCTCGCCCGACGTGATCGTGGAGCTGGAAGAGCCGCTGCCCAATGCGGCGTTGCAGGCCGATGGCCGAATGGTCGGTCAGGCTCTGACCAACATCCTCAAGAATGCGGGCGAGGCCGTCGTGGCGCGCCGTGCGATGACGGGTGACACCACTGGCCCGGGCGTGATCGCGCGGCTGACCGTCGAGGAGGGCGCCGACCATCAGAAATGGGCCACCTTCGTCATCGAGGACGACGGCATCGGCCTGCCGGCAAAGGACAGAGACCGGCTGACAGAACCCTATGTCACGACGCGCGAGAAGGGGACCGGCCTGGGGCTGGCGATCGTCAAGCGCATCTGCGAGGACCACGGCGGCGAGCTGAAGCTGGCCGACGCCGAACATCTAAAGGGCGCACGCGTGTGCCTGATCTTCCCCCTGAAACGGGTCGGCACCGCCGGCGTCAGCGCATCGGATGCGCGGGCGCGGACGGTCCCGGCGGCAGAGTAG